A segment of the Echinicola strongylocentroti genome:
GTTGGGCATGATCCAGTCATTTTTGGAATGGGTTACCGAGCCTCGCATGGAGCCTTTTTCGTCTCCCCCTTGGATGGATACATTTGTGGTCTGTGTGACACCCGTTTGCCAGAAGTCCTTGCGGTTGTTTTCATAAGGTCTCCACAGCTGTCTTTCGGGAGACTGGCCTTCCATAGTGGGATCGTATTGATAATAATATTGGCCGTCAAATTTAGGACCAAAGGCACTACTGCTTCCTGCGGTGCTATTGCCGTCTTCAGAGGCTCCATAGCTATAGTAGAGGCGGTCATTATAAGGGACGGGATTGCCGTTTTCATCAGTAGCAGGTTTTAGGTATCCGCCTTTGCCACTGCCTTGTCCATATTCATATTGCCAATCTGGCCATCGCTGGATGTTGTCAAATTTGGTGTTGCTGCTGACCGTGACACCTAGTCCCTTTTGGCCTTTGCCGGATTTGGTGGTGATGATGACGGCGCCATTGGCCGCTTGGTAGCCGTAGAGCGCCGAAGCCGCTGGGCCTTTTAGTACCGAAACACTCTCAATGTCATCAGGGTTAAGGTCAGAGATGGCGTTGCCATAATCTACCGGGGTGTCATTGCTGGCACTTCCCCCCATGTAGCCGTTGGAAGGCCCAGATCCGGGATGTTCGTTTTGGATAGGTACGCCGTCAATGACGATCAGCGCACCGTTATTGCCAGGGTCTAAGGAACTGTTTCCTCTCAGGATGATCTGTTGGGAGCCTACAGGACCACCCAGTCCATTGATCTGAAGTCCGGGGACTTTGCCGCGGAGGGCTTCTGACCAGTTGTTGGGGCGGGCATCGGTCAGCTGTCTGGAGTCAATGGTTTGCTGGGCATAACCGAGTTTCTTTTCTTCCCTTTTCATGCCCAAGGCCGTTACGACCACCTCATCCAGGGCATTGACGTCTTCCTCAAGGATAATGGTCAGGTCACCTGCTTTCTGTACAGGAACCTGCTGGGTTTTATATCCCAAATATGAAACGATCAATGTCACTGGGAAGGATTCTATTTGCATGGTGAATTCCCCATTAGCATCGGTTACCCCGCCTTTGGAAGTCCCTTTGATTAGAAGGGTGACGCCAGGAAGTGCCTCTCCTGATGTGTCAGTGACCTTTCCCGCCAGTGCTTGGCGAGGGGCTTCGATGGGTAAGACAGTGATGGTTTTGTTAGTGGCTTCGAATGAAAGCCCTGCTTCTTGCCCAATTTCATCAAGGACCTCCGGCAGCGTCTCATTGGTAAACTGGAACGAGAACAATTCAGCATCTTGGCTTACTTTTTCATCAAACACGAAATAGAAGGCTGTTTTTCGCTCTATTTCGGTCAGTACCTGAGTGATCTTTGCGTCCTCCAGGGACAGTGATAATCGGACCTTAGAGAGCTTGCTCCCTTCTGCGTAGGAATTTGTTTGAACTGCCATGAGGAATAAACAGAGTAAAAAAAGCCCTGTTTTTCGGCTCAGTGCAGCTAAAAATCGTAATGGTGTTTTCATTTTAACTGAAATTAACTTGGTTGAGTTTATTTAAGTGATATCCTTGTTAGCTAGCATTAAGGTGTATCGGTTTATTTTTCGCTTATAGTAATGGTATTGGTGTTTTGATATTCAAATGAGAATCCCTTGAGCAGGGAGATGCTTTTCAAAATATTCGCTGGCGTTTCATCCTTGAATTTTCCGGTGATGCGCTCTTCCTTCAATGCGTCCGATTTAAATATGATGTCCAATCCAAAGCGATTTTCGAGGAGCTTGGCTGCTTCACCCAGATTGGTATTGTTAAACACAATCAGTTTTGTCCAAGCGATAGGTTGTTGGCCTTCAAATGTGGAAATTGACGATAAATGGGAAGAACTGGTGACCTGTTGGTTTTTGGTCAGGAGCACTTTTGCATTTGGATTACCTTTTGGATTTACCTGAACCTTTCCGCTGATCACACTCACTGTGGTGGCTTCGGTCTTATTGGCGTCCACGTCAAAGGAGGTGCCCAGCACTTTTACGACTGTGCTTTTGGTGTGGACTGTAAAAGGCCGCTCTATATCGCGTTGGATGTCGAAAAAAGCTCGTC
Coding sequences within it:
- a CDS encoding FecR family protein, with the protein product MKREEFLKLAEKHQQGTATESEVKLIEKFYDNMQPHTSADEVEDLVSDEKGKQLFQAILGKLPTVKKTRPIWPIAKAAAAITLIFVMGITIKHLTDNRSTTVSTAMGEQIEIPLDDGSTVTLSENSSLTYPNQFGDKRDVSLTGRAFFDIQRDIERPFTVHTKSTVVKVLGTSFDVDANKTEATTVSVISGKVQVNPKGNPNAKVLLTKNQQVTSSSHLSSISTFEGQQPIAWTKLIVFNNTNLGEAAKLLENRFGLDIIFKSDALKEERITGKFKDETPANILKSISLLKGFSFEYQNTNTITISEK